A single region of the Brassica rapa cultivar Chiifu-401-42 chromosome A03, CAAS_Brap_v3.01, whole genome shotgun sequence genome encodes:
- the LOC103857014 gene encoding CASP-like protein 2D1, with the protein MRDNNTREGERTSKQQPQVPMSLKLVDTCLRLSVVPLSVATIWLTVSNHQSNPDYGNLDYNSIMGLKYMVGVSAVCAIYALLSTISSWIACLVSKAWLFFVPDQVLAYLMTTSVAGATEIVYLLNKGDKPVTWSEVCSSYPHFCSKLTIALGLHVFVLFAFLFLSVISAYRAFSLFDPPCDPQTNNNA; encoded by the exons ATGAGAGACAACAACAcaagagaaggagagagaaCTTCAAAGCAGCAACCACAAGTTCCTATGTCTTTGAAGCTCGTAGATACATGTCTGAGGCTAAGTGTGGTTCCCCTAAGTGTTGCAACCATCTGGTTAACTGTCAGTAACCACCAATCCAACCCTGACTACGGAAATTTAGACTACAACTCCATCATGGGTCTCAA GTATATGGTTGGTGTTAGTGCTGTGTGTGCGATTTATGCTCTGCTCTCTACTATCTCTTCATGGATTGCATGTTTAGTGTCCAAAGCTTGGCTCTTCTTTGTCCCTGACCAG gTTTTAGCTTATTTGATGACAACATCAGTAGCAGGAGCAACAGAGATAGTGTATCTACTTAACAAAGGAGATAAACCAGTGACATGGAGTGAAGTGTGTTCTTCTTACCCACACTTTTGCTCAAAACTCACAATTGCTTTGGGGCTTCATGTCTTTGTTCTCTTCGCTTTCTTATTTCTCTCTGTCATTTCTGCTTATAGAGCTTTTAGTCTCTTTGATCCTCCTTGTGATCCTCAAACCAATAATAATGCTTAA
- the LOC103857016 gene encoding uncharacterized protein LOC103857016: MKEISKSPARRNNDGFHRYLKPGALAQIRNSRINSRSTSLVSLTPSPPPIDPPSSPSAANNLTVDQVPHLLRKIYGPYSFQRKKLGAARPMMMMMMANLNNPIIESSGGSGSDVIAH; this comes from the coding sequence ATGAAAGAAATCTCTAAATCTCCTGCGAGAAGAAACAACGACGGATTCCACCGCTACTTAAAACCAGGGGCCCTCGCTCAGATCCGAAACTCCAGAATCAACTCCAGATCAACCTCTCTCGTATCTCTCACCCCATCGCCGCCTCCGATAGATCCCCCGTCGTCCCCGTCCGCGGCGAACAATCTGACGGTGGATCAGGTGCCGCATCTCCTGAGGAAGATCTACGGCCCGTACAGTTTCCAGAGGAAGAAACTGGGCGCTGCTAGgccgatgatgatgatgatgatggcgaATCTGAACAATCCTATTATTGAATCCAGCGGCGGAAGCGGCAGTGATGTAATTGCtcattga
- the LOC103857017 gene encoding protein translation factor SUI1 homolog: MVELDIHVPSAFDPFAEAQESDAPGTKEYIHVRIQQRNGKKSLTTVQGLKKAYSYEKILKDLKKDFCCNGNVVQDKELGKIIQLQGDQRKKVSHFFVQTGIAKKDQIKIHGF; this comes from the coding sequence ATGGTTGAGCTAGACATCCATGTTCCATCAGCATTCGACCCATTCGCAGAAGCTCAAGAATCAGATGCACCAGGGACCAAAGAGTACATCCACGTCAGGATCCAGCAGAGGAATGGGAAAAAGAGCTTGACGACTGTGCAAGGTCTGAAGAAAGCGTACAGCTACGAGAAGATTCTCAAGGATCTGAAGAAAGACTTCTGCTGCAACGGGAACGTGGTGCAGGACAAGGAGTTAGGCAAAATCATTCAGCTCCAGGGTGATCAGAGGAAGAAAGTGTCTCATTTTTTTGTTCAGACTGGGATCGCTAAGAAGGATCAGATCAAGATCCACGGTTTCTAA